A stretch of the Lolium perenne isolate Kyuss_39 chromosome 3, Kyuss_2.0, whole genome shotgun sequence genome encodes the following:
- the LOC139838133 gene encoding uncharacterized protein, giving the protein MRTKRPTCLVDAQKLAGRVAALSRFIPRLGDKATPLYRLLKKSDSFEWTDEAQKALEELQNALRNAHVLAAPLPQKTMLLYVAASSRAISAVMFVERKEEGKDQLTQRPVYYISEALIESKQRYPHYQKLVYAVLRAQRRLAPYFHEHPIKVVASTPLTDIICNRDATDRIAKWAVELGIHNITYESRHAIKSQALADFLADWEEAQQPSSPADLKHWTLHFDCSKNLEGAGAGVVLTSPKGDIVRFLQLRFEPCTNNMAEYEALLHGMRIAKEMGATRLHCLGDSDLVASQTPGTCDATDANMIAYKRAVDQAGARFAGHVVERVDRRKNKEADALAKLGSKRLPPPPGVFLDILTHSSVRVPREIDIAEPPAPDSILVALASDTGDWTEPYISYLERQVLPMDETEARTLVRCCKSFTIINNELYKRSVSGVFQRCVTADEGRKILRDIHAGDCGHHAGARSIVAKAFRHGFYWPTTHEDAVDLIRACAGCQK; this is encoded by the coding sequence ACGCGCAGAAACTCGCCGGCCGAGTCGCCGCTCTCAGTCGCTTCATCCCCCGACTCGGCGACAAGGCCACGCCACTCTACCGTCTCCTCAAGAAGTCGGACTCGTTCGAGTGGACGGACGAAGCGCAGAAGGCCCTGGAAGAACTCCAGAACGCCCTGAGGAACGCTCATGTCCTCGCGGCCCCGCTTCCACAAAAAACCATGCTGCTGTACGTTGCCGCCTCCAGTCGCGCAATCAGTGCAGTCATGTTCGTCGAGCGCAAGGAGGAAGGAAAAGATCAGTTGACTCAACGAccagtctactacatcagcgaagccttAATCGAGTCGAAGCAGCGGTACCCGCACTACCAAAAACTGGTATACGCAGTGCTCAGGGCCCAGCGGCgactggccccttacttccacgagcatCCCATCAAGGTGGTCGCCTCAACGCCACTCACCGATATCATCTGCAACCGCGATGCAACCGACCGGATtgccaagtgggcagtcgaactCGGCATCCACAACATCACGTACGAGTCACGCCACGCTATCAAGTCCCAAGCGCTAGCCGACTTCCTCGCAGATTGGGAAGAAGCCCAGCAGCCGAGCTCCCCGGCGGACCTCAAGCACTGGACACTGCACTTCGATTGCTCCAAAAACCTCgaaggagcaggagcaggggTCGTCCTCACTTCGCCTAAAGGCGACATCGTGAGATTCCTGCAACTCCGattcgagccctgcaccaacaacatggccgaatACGAGGCACTCCTCCACGGCATGCGCATCGCGAAAGAAATGGGTGCAACACGACTACATTGCCTCGGCGACTCCGACCTCGTCGCCAGCCAAACGCCCGGCACCTGTGATGCCACCGATGCCAACATGATCGCCTACAAGCGAGCGGTCGACCAGGCCGGCGCCAGGTTCGCCGGTCACGTCGTCGAGCgggtcgacaggcgcaagaaCAAAGAAGCAGACGCACTGGCCAAGctcgggtccaagcgactcccACCCCCTCCAGGCGTCTTCCTTGACATCCTTACTCACTCGTCGGTGCGTGTGCCGCGGGAGATCGACAtcgccgaaccacccgcacccgactcCATCCTAGTCGCACTCGCCTCCGATACTGGGGACTGGACGGAACCGtacataagctacctcgagcGCCAGGTATTACCCATGGACGAGACGGAGGCACGCACGCTTGTACGCTGctgcaagtccttcaccatcatcaacaatgagctCTACAAGCGCAGCGTCTCCGGAGTATTCCAGCGGTGCGTCACCGCTGATGAAGGCCGCAAGattctgcgcgacatccacgcaggcgACTGCGGACACCACGCAGGCGCGCGCTCGATTgtagccaaagccttccggcacggcttctactggccaacaACCCATGAAGATGCAGTCGACCTCATCCGCGCATGCGCCGGATGCCAGAAATAG
- the LOC127340072 gene encoding uncharacterized protein: MQGSALKTIPLTWPFAVRGMDMVGKFKTAPGGYTHLLVAVDKFTIWVEAKPIKKCDDNTATKFLRELIYHYGYPHSIITDNGTNFAKGEMADFYEEKGIRLDLASVAHPESNGSTGFTPFFLVYSAEAVMPTDYAEEENERARKDDVDLLDEARDLALSRTAIYQQCLRRYHSRRVRGRSFQEGDLVLRLIQDKKGMHKLSPPWEGPFAVSRALGNDAYYLTDVRKDDKGEPLTREVERPWNINLLRRFYT, encoded by the exons ATGCAGGGCTCGGCGCTGAAAACCATACCCCTCACCTGGCCGTTCGCCGTCCGGGGCATGGATATGGTGGGGAAATTCAAGACAGCCCCCGGCGGGTACACtcacctcctcgtcgccgtggACAAATTCACCATATGGGTGGAGGCAAAACCCATCAAGAAGTGCGACGACAATACAGCCACCAAGTTCTTACGAGAATTGATCTACCACTACGGCTACCCTCATAGCATCATCacggacaacggcaccaacttcgccaaaggggaAATGGCCGACTTCTACGAAGAAAAAggcatccgactcgacctcgcgTCAGTCGCACACCCCGAGTCAAACGG GTCGACTGGCTTCACGCCCTTCTTCCTGGTGTACAGCGCCGAAGCTGTCATGCCCACCGACTACGCCGAAGAAGAGAATGAGCGCGCTCGGAAAGATGACGtcgacctcctcgacgaggcacgagacctcgcactctccaggaCGGCCATTTACCAGCAATGCCTTCGCCGCTACCACAGTCGCCGCGTCCGCGGTCGCTCCTtccaagaaggcgacctcgtccTTCGGTtaatccaggacaagaaaggcatgcacaagctTTCCCCCCCTTGGGAAGGACCGTTCGCCGTCAGCCGTGCACTCGGCAATGACGCCTACTACCTCACCGACGTTCGCAAAGATGACAAAGGCGAGCCACTCACTAGGGAAGTCgagcgcccctggaacatcaACCTCCTCCGTCGGTTCtacacttag